TCCTGGAAGAGATTGATGTCATCACCCGGAAGGTGCAGAGCTCTTTCGCCCTGACCCAGGAGAAAAAACGGATTCTGGATCACCTGCATGAGGAGCAGCAGGATCTGCAGGAAATCTTTCGCAACCTCTTGAACCGTAAAGCGGATTTCTATGAAACCGTTAAGGACATCCAGCACTTCAAAGGCTATATACCGCTGCCCGCTGATGGCCCGTACTTCGTGTCCCAGGACGACAATTCCCTTCTTATCGATATGAAAAATGATGCCCGCGTCTATTGTATCTTTGATGGAGAAGTTGTATATAGAGGGAACCTTTATCGTTTTGAAAACGTGATCATTATTGATCATGGCAACAATTATTATTCCGTGTACGGTGGCTTGGTTGATGTCATCGTCAATGAAGGGGATCGCGTTTACGCCAATGAACTCCTGGGTTCAAGCCTCTATCTGTATTTTGAACTCAGACACCGATCGACGCCCCTCGACCCACAAGAATGGATTTTTCTGGAGGAAATGTGAAGAAGATACTTTTTGTTGTAGCCATATTTGCAACCATGGCAGCTACTGCTTTTGCCATAAACAACGACCTGCTTCGTCAGCAGCTCAAGCTTTTCAGCGAAACTCTGTCCTATATAAATGTCAACTATGTGGAAGTCCCTGACCAGAAAGAACTCATCTACGGTGCTATCCAGGGAATGCTCACCACTCTTGACCCCCATTCATCTTTTATGAAACCCGAGACCTATCAGGAGTTTAAAACTGATACGCGCGGGGAATTTGGTGGGCTTGGTATACAGATTGCCATTCGTGATCGGGTACTCACGGTCATTGCGCCCATTGAAGATACTCCGGCATGGAAGGCGGGCATTAAAAGCGGCGATCGTATCATCAGAATCGAAAACCAGGCCACCGAGGGCATGAGTGTGATGGACGCGGTGCGCATTCTGCGAGGTGAGCCCAACACGCCTGTCACCATTACCATCTGGCGTGAAGGCCAGAGCACGGGCAAGGATTTCACCATTGTCCGTGATATCATTAAAGTGAAAAGTGTGCGTCATGAGCGTTATGGAGATATTGGTTACGTACGCATTACCAACTTCAACGAGAATACCTCAAGTGAGCTGCGCGACTCTCTGAAGGACCTTGAAAGCCAGCCTCTGAGTGGACTTGTTCTGGATATGCGCAACAACCCGGGTGGATTATTGAATCAGGCAATTGATGTCACCAGTGCGTTCATCTCGCCGAACAAACTGGTCGTCTATACCGAAGGTCGTACCAGCAGTCGAACAGAGCTGCATTCCAAGGTTTTCGATAATAAACAACGTGAATATCCCATGGTGGTGCTCGTCAACGGTGGCAGTGCCTCCGCTTCGGAAATCGTCAGCGGTGCACTGCAGGACTATAAACGCGCGATTATCATGGGCACGCAGACCTTCGGGAAAGCCTCGGTTCAGACGGTTATTCCCCTCTCAGATGGCAGTGGCATGCGATTGACTACCGCGCGTTACTACACCCCTTTTGGCGGAGCCATACAGGGTGTCGGCATAACACCAGATGTTATCGTCGAGCAGGGGCGCATTGTGCGAGACGAAGGCACCGAGGGAATGCGTGAGGCAGATATTCCCGGCCATATTCGCGGCGAATTCGAAGGGATCCCTGCTGAGGACAACAGCACATCGGAAATGCCCTTGGATGACCTGCAGCTCCTCAGGGCCATTGATGTCCTCAGCGCCATTCACGTATTCGGTGGAAAACTGGATCTGAACAACAAGTAATCCGCCAAAGAGTGCGCCAGCACGGCCTGGCATCTGATATTCGGATGTCTACGCAGCTGGCGTACCGCTACGCCTGAAGGGATGATAGACGGTTAATCACCTATGCAGCGATACACAACCTTTCTCTGGTCGATCTTGATTCTGGCTTCAATCCTGACGCTCGTTTTCGCCATTGGCGCTTACTCCCACGTAAACAGGGAGAAGCCGGTGCTGTTGGATTATACCCGCACCAGCACGGGCGTTGAAAACGCACTGCAGGCTGTTCTTCTCGAGCACGGCATCTCATCCGGTGATATCACCCATGAACAGATGCGACTGGCCTCCCGCGATAATCAGCAGTGGAATTACTACTACCGCGAGATCAACGTCATGGGCGATGATGACCTCCTTGCCCTGGAACGTAAAATAATGAGAGCACTGGCCCCGTGGAAAGTGCGTCTTTCTTCTCGGGAAGCCGGTTCCCGGGACAACAAGGCGTACTACAAGATTCGGCTCTCTCTGCCCCAGGGGATCACGACCCATTCGCTGCTCTTCTTCACACCGGAAATTGCCTATCATCCGGCAGAGCCTGAAGGGGTGCCCATGGATGAAATACCGGTTCCTCCTCGTCCAGGAACACCTCTTGAACCCCTTCAGGTGGAAGAGCCGTGGGAGAAACCGGCGCGGATAGCCATTATCCTTGACGATGCCGGTGACAACTTTCAGCTGGCAAAACAGGCGGTACAGATCCATCCGGCGGTTACCCTTTCCATACTTCCGAAACGTCCTTTCTCCCGCGAAATATCGCAGCTTCTTGACCGCATGGGACTGGAATACATGCTTCATCAGCCCATGGAGGCGCAGAATCCCCTTATTAATCCCGGTTGGGCAGCGTTGCTGACTACCATGGACGAAGAAGAGATCCGCAGTACTTTCACCGCTGCTTTGGAGTCACTTCCCGGAGTCGCAGGGATTAACAATCACATGGGCTCCAGGTTTACTCAGGACCCTGACCGGCTGCGCATTGTCATGGAGATGATAGCGGAGCGGGACCTTTATTTTATCGACAGTTATACCACCAGCGACTCGCAAGCCTATGCCGTTGCCACAGAATTTCAGGTATCAAGCGGGTTCCGTGATGTGTTTATAGATAACGAAAGTGACGTGGAGGCCATCCTGCGACAGCTGGATATCCTGGTCCGTGATGCGCAGCGCTACGGTTCAGCCATCGGCATCGGTCATGTGCGCTCTCGCACCATTGAAGCACTGGAAGAATTTACTGGCCGGCTTGAAGAGATGAATGTTGAGCTGGTGACGCCTTCAGTCATTGTATCCCACCGAAAACCTGCTCAGATCAGCGAGATCGTAAATGAAGACACACAATCAAGTCCTGATGAATTCTGATCCTCTGGCCAGAAACGCCTTTATTCGAATTATCACAGCGCCGAGACTGAACCAGGTTCTGCTCGGACTCTTCCCGTTTTTGTTCTTCTCCTATCTGCTGATCTCCTATTACAGTATGCGTCCGGAAGAACCGCGCGTGGGGCACCTGCAGATTCAGATGCGTGCAGCGACCCAGCAGATGCCCTTTGCGTTGCCGGAATTTCGTCTGAACCAACGTTCTTTTTTCTTTCCCGAGGCCTCGCAGCTTGGAGCCATAATAGTCGTTGACGCAAACCGGCAGGAGATCGTCTATGCCAAAAACCTGCACGAGGTTATGCCAATAGCTTCACTGACAAAGGTGTTTCTGATGGAAGAGCTTCTTGACCGTATTCAGCAGGGGGCCCTCACTTTTGACAAAGAATTACGGGCCTCGACCAGGTCTTCGCTTATCGGGGGTTCGCGAGTGTATCTGCGCGAGCACGAAAATACCACCATAGAGCAACTTGCCAAGGCCACGATGATTCACTCCGCCAATGATGCTGCCTACCTGCTGGGAGAGGTCATTGGTGGAGGTGACGCGAACCATGCCGCCCAGCTACTGACGGCCAAGGCACAGACTCTGGGGCTGAAAAACACCAGGCTCTATAACGTCAATGGTCTGCCGAACCGTGGAGGACCTGATAATATATCTACTCCCTATGAACTGGCACAGTTTACCTTTAAACTGATGGCGAGAAACCCGGAAATCTTTGAAATCGCCAGCACCGAAGTGGATTATTTCCGCCGTCCCGGAGGACAGGATTTTCTGCTGGTGAACCGCAATCGTCCTCTTGTGCGACTGGACTATGTCACTGGCCTGAAAACCGGTTATACCAACAGTGCAGGTTTCTGCGTGATCACCACATCGAACAAGAATAACCGTAATCTCATCACGGTGATTCTCAATGCGCCCAGCTCGCAGATCCGAGATCGCGCTGCCAAACGCCTCATTGATCACTTTTCAACGATCTGACGACCGCATCTCCGGATACCAGCTGATCAGAGCCGCGCGTTCGTGTTCCACGAGCTGCTCCAGCATTTCAAAAGTGTAACCGGCGATATGGGGAGTGCACAGCACCTGTGGATGTGAACGCATCCAGTGGTTCGCACCCAGAGGTTCATCCTGGAAGACATCCGCAGCATAACCCGCAAGGATCCCCCCATTCAGAGCCCTTTGCACCGCAGATTCATCGACCACTTTTCCCCGCGCAGTATTGAGAAGGTATGATCCTGGTTGAAGGTGTGACAGTGCCTCGTCGTCGATCATATTCTGTGAAGATGTTGTCAGTGAACAGTGAAGACTGACCACTGAGCATGAAGAGAGCAGGGTTTTCAGATCGCTATAGCGCTGCACAGCATGGTCATATACCTCATCTGCTGCGACAAAAGGATCATAGTATCCCAGGCTGCGCGGCTCGAAAGATTTCAGCATGCCACTGACCCTGCGGCCGATAACGCCGTAACCGATAATGCCGATATCCTTGCCATGGAGACGTCCCGTACCTCTGATCTGGTTGCGTACCCAGTGCCCTTGTTGCATGGATTGATAGATGGAGCTGGACTTCCTCAGAAGATCCAGCATCATCATGATCGTCGACTCGCTGACGTCAATACTGCGTGGCACTGGAAGATGCTGCCAGCGAATTCTACGGTCTGCCACAGCCGCCATATCCACATGGTCATACCCGGAATTCGGTATCAGAATCCCCTCAAGGTTGGGGAAGTATGCCAGGACCTCGGCACTTATTGCATAGGAGGTATTGGGTATGATGACATGGGCGTCGCGTACCGCAGGGTGAGGTATTTCTCCCTTTTCATGATGCACGCATGTATAAGCAAATCCGGCACTTTCCAGGGTTTTCTGCTCAAATGGCACCAGCTGCTGGAACTGCCGGGGTGAGATGGTCAGACGGGCAACGCGCTTTCGCATATACGAATCCTTTGCGGGAATTTTACTTGTCTTTTGTCGAGATCATGGCGATATTCTAACATACTAAAAAAGGGGGGCTGTAATGATTACCATCGATTATACGCTGACCATGAAAGAGAACGTTGCTACCGGTCTGAACTCTGAAGTGCTTGAAGCCATTGACCTGCGTTTTCGCACGCAACTCCATCGGCAGCTTGAAGCCAGACTTGCCGACAGCACCTATGCCTTTCGTGCAGGCCTTTCCATAGCGCACGATGAGCTCCCTTCAATAAAACGATTTCTGCAGGAAAACCTTGGCGGGATGAGAAATTTCGTGGTTGTGGGCATCGGCGGTTCAAACCTCGGAAACCTCGTCCTCGACAGGGCATTTCGCGGAAATGGCAAGAGTATCTATTATCTTGACAATGTCGAGCCCGATAAGATTCACCGTCTTTTCCAGGAGATAAACCTGCAGGAGACAGTTTTTAACATTATCACCAAATCAGGGTCCACCTCTGAGACCCTTGCCAACTATATTGCCGTTCGCAATGTGCTGGAGCGCAAACGACTCCCCCTGCAAAAACATCTTATATTCACCACGGATCCGCAAAAAGGCTACCTGCAGGAAATACGGCAGCGCGATGGCATCCCTACTTTTCACATCCCCTCGCCACTGGGTGGACGATTCTCAGTTCTTTCAACCGTTGGACTTCTGAGCTCAGGATTCAAGGGTATAGACCTTGAGAGTCTGTTGCAGGGTGCCCATGCTGCTGCAAACGACTGTCTCTCTGATTCCCTGCGCACCAACAAAGGTCTGCTGCTGGCGGCACTTTATATCGCAAACTATCAGAAGGGACGCACCATCAATGTGCTCATGCCCTATTCCGACCGTTTGCACCCCTTTGGGCAGTGGTTCCGACAGCTCTGGGCCGAAAGTCTCGGGAAAATTAACCGCGATGGAAAGCCTGTTGGCCAGACTCCTGTGGATGCGCTTGGCACTGTTGACCAGCATTCCCAAGTGCAACTCTACATGGAAGGCCCCGACGACAAGATTATCACTTTTATCGAAATTCTTCGCCACCAGAATGATATTTCACTGGATGGTGAAATCGACTACTTTAATGGACAGACCATGGCAAAACTCCTGCGTGCACAGCTGCACGCAACCCAGATTGCCCTGCTGCAGAAACAGCGCTGCAGCCTGCGAATTGAGATGGATGAACTCAACGAGTGGAACATGGGTTATCTTATGTATTTATATATGTATGCGACCGTTGCCGCAGGTGAGCTGCTCGGGGTGAACCCTATAGATCAGCCTGGCGTAGAGCAAGGAAAGGAATATACTTACGCACTGCTTGACCGCCCGGAGTACCATGAACAAAGAATCCAATACGAAAAATTATGCGCATCTTTGCGCAAATATTGCGTATAATTCGTTGACAAAGGGTTTTGCGATAAGTAATATTTTTTCAGAACATCCTAACGTACCAATGACCCATATAAGGAGGGGGCATGACGAAGAAAGAATTGATCGGTAAGATGGCTGAGGCTTCTGGTATTACGAAGGTTCAGGCGGAGAAGGCTCTGAATGCATTTATCGATTCAGTGAGCTCTACACTCAAGTCCGGAGAGAAAGTAACGCTTGTTGGTTTTGGTACTTTCCAGGTTTCTGAGCGTGCAAAGCGCCAGGGCATCAATCCCCGCACAAAAACACCCATCACCATCCCTGCTCGCAAGTCGCCCAAGTTTGTTCCCGGCAAGGCTCTGAAAGAGCTGGTGGACAAGTAAGTCTCATTTCCTTTATTTTAAAAGGCAGGCATGTTACGTGTCTGCCTTTTTTTATTTCGCTCAAAAAGGATCGTTGCCCTATGTTATGGAATGAGGAATTTGAAACCCTTCCCCGGGAAGCCCTTGAGGCCCTTCAACTGAAACGACTGCAAAATACATGCGCCCGTGTCTACGCCAACGTACCCTATTACCGCGCTGCATTCGACCAGGCAGGGATAACGCCCGCTGATATCAAAAGCCTCAATGACCTGCACCGGTTGCCCTTCACGGGCAAGCAGGATCTGCGTGACAATTATCCCTATGGTATGTTCTGCACCCCCATGGAGCATGTGGTTCGCATACACGCTTCCAGCGGCACCACAGGCAAGCCTACAGTTGTAGGTTACACCAGACGTGATATTGACACCTGGTCGGAGCTCATGGCCCGTTGCTTTGCCGCCGCAGGTGTCACGCGGGGCGATATTGTCCACAACGCCTATGGATACGGCCTTTTTACCGGAGGACTTGGCGCTCATTATGGCGCCGAGAAAGTTGGGGCATCCGTTATCCCCATGTCTGGTGGCAACAGCAAAAAACAGATTATGATCATGCAGGATTTCGGCTCAACGGTGCTGACGGCTACGCCATCCTACGCTCTGCATCTGGCAGAGGTTGCTCAGGAGGAAGGAATTCCCATGGAATCTCTCAAACTCAAAGTGGGTATTTTTGGCGCGGAGCCCTGGAGCGATGCCATGCGTCATGAGCTGGAGAGTAAACTGCATCTTGATGCCATCGACATCTATGGCCTGAGTGAAATCATGGGGCCAGGCGTCTCCATTGAGTGCCGTGAGGCCAAGCATGGTATGCATATTATGGAAGATCACTTCATTCCGGAAATCATAGATCCGGACACCGGCGAGTCCCTTCCCCTTGGTGAAAAGGGCGAGCTGGTATTCACCACCATCACCAAGGAGGCCTTTCCCCTCATTCGCTATCGAACACGCGACATTACACGTCTCATCAGCGAACCCTGCCGCTGTGGGCGCACCTTCTATCGCATGGAAAAAGTATCCGGGCGCAGTGATGATATGCTGATTATCCGTGGCGTCAATGTCTTCCCTTCCCAGATTGAAGCTCTGCTCATCAATGTCAAGGGCATTGAGCCTCACTATCAGCTGATTGTCGACACACATGACCATATGGATACCCTGGAGGTTCAGGTTGAAGTCAACCAGCAGCTCTTCAGCGATGAGATCCGCCATTTACAGAACCTCAGCAAAAGTATCCAGAAGGATATCAAGGATCTGTACGGCATCTCCAGTAAAGTGTCCCTGGTTGAACCCAAAACCATTACCCGCTCCCAGGGCAAAGCAGTACGGGTAATCGATCGCAGAAAGGATAAATGACATGAAAGTGCAACAGATATCGATATTTATCGAGAATCAGGCTGGCAGGCTGGCCGAAGTAACACGCTGTCTGGCTGAAGGCAATATCAATATCAGAGCCTTGAGCCTGGCTGATACCCAGGACTTTGGCATACTCCGGCTGATTGTCAACGACGTGCAGGCCGCACGTAAACTCCTTGAAGAGAAGAGCTTCACCGTTGGCATCACGGATGTCGTTGCCATTAAGGTTCCCGATAAACCAGGGGGTATGGCGGCAATTCTGGCCATTCTCGATAACTGCAATATCAATGTGGAATACATGTATGCCTATGTGGACAGGGACTTTCAGGATAATGCCGTGATTATCTTCCGCTTCGAAAATCTGGATGACGCCATCGCGTGTCTGACAGCCCAAGGAGTGGATATTGTCAAGGGAAGCGAGCTGTACGGCATGTAACTCAGGCTTCGCGCTGTTTTCCTTGCCGCTTTGGACCTGCCAAAGTGGCTGGGAGGCGGCACAGTGCTGATTTTTCAGCTCTCAGCGTACCTGGAACTCCTGTTGGCTTTTCATTGCCTGCACGTTGCCGGTACAATCAAATGAAAGAATTCAGCGAAGAGTGTACAAAAAAAAGCCCGCAGCAAAAGCTGTGGGCTGATTCTGTAAGATGGTGCAGAAGGGGGGACTTGAACCCCCACGGCCTTACGACCACTACCCCCTCAAGATAGCGCGTCTACCAGTTCCGCCACTCCTGCAAACAAGCCGGCAAATTACAGAAATAATGGTTCGGCGTCAAGTCTTTTTTCTCCTCAATCGAGAACACTGACGGCGCTGCGCAGGCCTTCCGGCGACGTATGGGTATAAATTTCTGTCACCGCCACGTGGGAGTGCCCAAGCAGACGCTGTATTTCAATGAGGTTTACACCCTTGCGCACCAGATTCGTGGCAAAGGTGTGACGCAACAGGTGTGCCCCGCGCTTGCGAGGAAGGTCAATGCCCGCCGCTTTGATATGCAGGCTGGTACGCTGCCAGATAATGTAGGGTGTCAGTGGTTTGCCGTTGGTGCGGCAGAAAAAAAAGTCAGAGTCAATGGAGTCCATGTGCTCGTACCAGTAAAACTGCAGGATTTCCATTAAAGCGTCCGCAATGGGCAGAATTTGCTCCTTCTGGCCCTTTCGGGTTATCTGGAAGGCCTTGCCCTGGCGATGGAAGTTTCTGCGGGTTAACTGGCAGATTTCGGAGGCCCGCATGCCGGTGTACAGAACACACAGCATGACCGCTGTGTCGCGGTCATTGTGAAAGTTGCGCTCCAGCCCGTTCAGATAGGCCCGCAGGCGCTTCTGTTCATCGTCTTTGAGGAAAACCGGCATCTCATTTTTATAGGCTCCTTTGGGGCTCTTGAGATCCCTGGCGGGATTCTCTTCGAGAAACCCTTCATATTGCAGCCAGTTAAAGATCGCCCGCACATAACACAAGACGTTGGCATAGGTTGACTTGCTCTTCCCCATGGCCTTGTGGGTCAGGTACATGCGCAATTCTCGCGGCCCTGCGGTTTCCACAGTGAGTTCTTCCTGTTGAAGGAATTCAAGAAACCTGCGCATTTCAAAGAGATAGCGGTCTATTGTCTGTTGTGACAGACCACACTCGTATTTCAGATACCGCTGATAGTGTTTTTCCATATCCCTGGTGTTCATGGAGGCAGGATACCACACCCGACGGGCATATCCAATGAAATTATTTATTTCATTGGATAAGAACGGGTGAATTGTTTCATTATGGTTATTTTTCGTGAAATGGTGCATTTTCCGCAATGAAATCAAATGAAATATCTCAGCGCAGGCGCAGCGCCTTCAAAATGCCCGCAAGCATGAGGAGTACACCTGCCGGGAGGGCGTGGCGCAGAGATGAGTCCAGCACGAAAAGGCCACTGACAATAAGGATCACCGAAATAAGCATCTGCCGAAGGTAGGATTTCACCGCATCCAGCAGTTGAAGTTTATCCTCTCTGTTAAGGCGCACGGTGAATTCGTCATCGTACATCTGATCGACGATCTTCTGCACTTTCAGAAGGGTCATGGGAAACTGCCGACCCTCTTTCAGCAGCTTTCCCACAACGTTTTCCTTCTCCAGGGCACGGGAAAGATTCTGCTTCAGAATGGGCAGGATATCCTTAATGCCATTGAAATTTTCAATATAGGTTGTTCCCAGCCCTTCGACGATGGCGCTGGCGCGCATGATGTAAATGGTTTCCTGGGGGAGTTTAAAGGGCATCTGCTTCATGGAGCCAAGCAGGTCAGTGGCCAGTTGCTGCATACTGCTGGCATTCAGGGAGTTATCATCGAAGATATCGAAAATCTGCTCTGCCAGATCCTGCAGTTCGTCGGCCGGGGCGTCTTCCGTGATAATACCCAGCTTGCGGGCCGCTGAAACGAGGTTTTCGTAATTGCGCTCGTACGCTGATTTCACCAGTTGAATGGTTGCTATTCGTATGCGTCGTGGTATGCGCGTCACCATGCCGAAATCCAGCAGTATCAGTTCACCTTGACGGTTGACGAGGAGATTTCCCGGATGAGGGTCGGCGTGAAAGTAGCCTTTGACGAGCATCTGCTCTGTATAGAACATCACCAGTTTCTCCATGAGGTCATGAAAA
This portion of the Desulfurispirillum indicum S5 genome encodes:
- a CDS encoding S41 family peptidase; its protein translation is MKKILFVVAIFATMAATAFAINNDLLRQQLKLFSETLSYINVNYVEVPDQKELIYGAIQGMLTTLDPHSSFMKPETYQEFKTDTRGEFGGLGIQIAIRDRVLTVIAPIEDTPAWKAGIKSGDRIIRIENQATEGMSVMDAVRILRGEPNTPVTITIWREGQSTGKDFTIVRDIIKVKSVRHERYGDIGYVRITNFNENTSSELRDSLKDLESQPLSGLVLDMRNNPGGLLNQAIDVTSAFISPNKLVVYTEGRTSSRTELHSKVFDNKQREYPMVVLVNGGSASASEIVSGALQDYKRAIIMGTQTFGKASVQTVIPLSDGSGMRLTTARYYTPFGGAIQGVGITPDVIVEQGRIVRDEGTEGMREADIPGHIRGEFEGIPAEDNSTSEMPLDDLQLLRAIDVLSAIHVFGGKLDLNNK
- a CDS encoding divergent polysaccharide deacetylase family protein; this translates as MLLDYTRTSTGVENALQAVLLEHGISSGDITHEQMRLASRDNQQWNYYYREINVMGDDDLLALERKIMRALAPWKVRLSSREAGSRDNKAYYKIRLSLPQGITTHSLLFFTPEIAYHPAEPEGVPMDEIPVPPRPGTPLEPLQVEEPWEKPARIAIILDDAGDNFQLAKQAVQIHPAVTLSILPKRPFSREISQLLDRMGLEYMLHQPMEAQNPLINPGWAALLTTMDEEEIRSTFTAALESLPGVAGINNHMGSRFTQDPDRLRIVMEMIAERDLYFIDSYTTSDSQAYAVATEFQVSSGFRDVFIDNESDVEAILRQLDILVRDAQRYGSAIGIGHVRSRTIEALEEFTGRLEEMNVELVTPSVIVSHRKPAQISEIVNEDTQSSPDEF
- a CDS encoding D-alanyl-D-alanine carboxypeptidase family protein; translated protein: MNSDPLARNAFIRIITAPRLNQVLLGLFPFLFFSYLLISYYSMRPEEPRVGHLQIQMRAATQQMPFALPEFRLNQRSFFFPEASQLGAIIVVDANRQEIVYAKNLHEVMPIASLTKVFLMEELLDRIQQGALTFDKELRASTRSSLIGGSRVYLREHENTTIEQLAKATMIHSANDAAYLLGEVIGGGDANHAAQLLTAKAQTLGLKNTRLYNVNGLPNRGGPDNISTPYELAQFTFKLMARNPEIFEIASTEVDYFRRPGGQDFLLVNRNRPLVRLDYVTGLKTGYTNSAGFCVITTSNKNNRNLITVILNAPSSQIRDRAAKRLIDHFSTI
- a CDS encoding NAD(P)-dependent oxidoreductase, with the translated sequence MRKRVARLTISPRQFQQLVPFEQKTLESAGFAYTCVHHEKGEIPHPAVRDAHVIIPNTSYAISAEVLAYFPNLEGILIPNSGYDHVDMAAVADRRIRWQHLPVPRSIDVSESTIMMMLDLLRKSSSIYQSMQQGHWVRNQIRGTGRLHGKDIGIIGYGVIGRRVSGMLKSFEPRSLGYYDPFVAADEVYDHAVQRYSDLKTLLSSCSVVSLHCSLTTSSQNMIDDEALSHLQPGSYLLNTARGKVVDESAVQRALNGGILAGYAADVFQDEPLGANHWMRSHPQVLCTPHIAGYTFEMLEQLVEHERAALISWYPEMRSSDR
- a CDS encoding glucose-6-phosphate isomerase; amino-acid sequence: MITIDYTLTMKENVATGLNSEVLEAIDLRFRTQLHRQLEARLADSTYAFRAGLSIAHDELPSIKRFLQENLGGMRNFVVVGIGGSNLGNLVLDRAFRGNGKSIYYLDNVEPDKIHRLFQEINLQETVFNIITKSGSTSETLANYIAVRNVLERKRLPLQKHLIFTTDPQKGYLQEIRQRDGIPTFHIPSPLGGRFSVLSTVGLLSSGFKGIDLESLLQGAHAAANDCLSDSLRTNKGLLLAALYIANYQKGRTINVLMPYSDRLHPFGQWFRQLWAESLGKINRDGKPVGQTPVDALGTVDQHSQVQLYMEGPDDKIITFIEILRHQNDISLDGEIDYFNGQTMAKLLRAQLHATQIALLQKQRCSLRIEMDELNEWNMGYLMYLYMYATVAAGELLGVNPIDQPGVEQGKEYTYALLDRPEYHEQRIQYEKLCASLRKYCV
- a CDS encoding HU family DNA-binding protein, which translates into the protein MTKKELIGKMAEASGITKVQAEKALNAFIDSVSSTLKSGEKVTLVGFGTFQVSERAKRQGINPRTKTPITIPARKSPKFVPGKALKELVDK
- a CDS encoding phenylacetate--CoA ligase family protein; this translates as MLWNEEFETLPREALEALQLKRLQNTCARVYANVPYYRAAFDQAGITPADIKSLNDLHRLPFTGKQDLRDNYPYGMFCTPMEHVVRIHASSGTTGKPTVVGYTRRDIDTWSELMARCFAAAGVTRGDIVHNAYGYGLFTGGLGAHYGAEKVGASVIPMSGGNSKKQIMIMQDFGSTVLTATPSYALHLAEVAQEEGIPMESLKLKVGIFGAEPWSDAMRHELESKLHLDAIDIYGLSEIMGPGVSIECREAKHGMHIMEDHFIPEIIDPDTGESLPLGEKGELVFTTITKEAFPLIRYRTRDITRLISEPCRCGRTFYRMEKVSGRSDDMLIIRGVNVFPSQIEALLINVKGIEPHYQLIVDTHDHMDTLEVQVEVNQQLFSDEIRHLQNLSKSIQKDIKDLYGISSKVSLVEPKTITRSQGKAVRVIDRRKDK
- a CDS encoding amino acid-binding protein; its protein translation is MKVQQISIFIENQAGRLAEVTRCLAEGNINIRALSLADTQDFGILRLIVNDVQAARKLLEEKSFTVGITDVVAIKVPDKPGGMAAILAILDNCNINVEYMYAYVDRDFQDNAVIIFRFENLDDAIACLTAQGVDIVKGSELYGM
- a CDS encoding tyrosine-type recombinase/integrase, whose amino-acid sequence is MNTRDMEKHYQRYLKYECGLSQQTIDRYLFEMRRFLEFLQQEELTVETAGPRELRMYLTHKAMGKSKSTYANVLCYVRAIFNWLQYEGFLEENPARDLKSPKGAYKNEMPVFLKDDEQKRLRAYLNGLERNFHNDRDTAVMLCVLYTGMRASEICQLTRRNFHRQGKAFQITRKGQKEQILPIADALMEILQFYWYEHMDSIDSDFFFCRTNGKPLTPYIIWQRTSLHIKAAGIDLPRKRGAHLLRHTFATNLVRKGVNLIEIQRLLGHSHVAVTEIYTHTSPEGLRSAVSVLD
- a CDS encoding ABC1 kinase family protein → MSTHIALFFRLYNPLRIYGVFRFLLTIFLLIKRKEHFLGVRPLSPPMLLGIIQQLGTSFIKLSQVLATRTDFFDAAYIHELRKLHDQIPQMSPKDFQTVFKRAFGNGAIFVEFEHEAMASASIGQVHRATLAVDNQQVAVKLRRNAIAFMVTQDIRILSFFHHLFRPLFSDYTRNSVESVLEAFATMILQEVDMARELENLEHFRGVYATTQVRFPVPYPEYSCADALVMSFEEGYRFDDRAHLQKLDISFHDLMEKLVMFYTEQMLVKGYFHADPHPGNLLVNRQGELILLDFGMVTRIPRRIRIATIQLVKSAYERNYENLVSAARKLGIITEDAPADELQDLAEQIFDIFDDNSLNASSMQQLATDLLGSMKQMPFKLPQETIYIMRASAIVEGLGTTYIENFNGIKDILPILKQNLSRALEKENVVGKLLKEGRQFPMTLLKVQKIVDQMYDDEFTVRLNREDKLQLLDAVKSYLRQMLISVILIVSGLFVLDSSLRHALPAGVLLMLAGILKALRLR